From the Papaver somniferum cultivar HN1 chromosome 2, ASM357369v1, whole genome shotgun sequence genome, the window AGTCAACTAGAAAGAGTCCATTGGAATTTGAATTACCAACTGTTTATTGAAATAAAATAAACTGTCTAGGAAGTCTGACTTCTATTTCATAAGCTTAGTATTGCAATTTTGTTTTATAAAACCTAGGAAAGAAAAAATaagtatttgaaaattcaaaCTCACTCTCCTTTTTAAGGGATCAGGGACTAGAGCATGAGTCATTCTTTATTTTGTTCTTGTAAGTGTGATGTCTGATCAACCAAGACTGCAATATGGTCGTATCTGAACCTCTTGACTGAGTTCATTTTCAGAAAGCCAGTAACGTAAGCCCACCTTGGGTAAGATTAGTGTCGTCATGTCAGCGACAGTTCGATACCGTGTATTGGGTAAATGTCAGAAATCATCCGTTGCTGCTAGATTTGGTGAAAAACAATTTTACTTGTTCGTTTTCCTTGTTTAACAACATCACTTCCATGTCAATGTTGTTGTTTTAGGTACCGAAACAGAAGTAGAAGTAGGAGCATCTCACGGAGCTCAACTGGTTACAGAGGTCGTCGTGAAAGGGATCGAAGTCCAGTGGTTGAGCGTCGTAGCATCAGTGATAAGCTTCGGTCACGGCTTGGTCTCCGTAAGGAGGAGGCAACGCGCACTTCAGACAATAAATCGAGGTCTAGGTCAAAAAGCAGGAGTTTATCTAAGTCACCAGTGGTGGATGTGGGCAAACGCCAACGTGCAAGCAAGATGGACTCGCGTTCACCCAGCAAGTCTAGATCTAGATCTCCAGCTAGGGACAGAAACTTGGTTTCCTATGGTGACCTATCTTGAAAGCTTCATTAGAGCAGCCTATCGGGCTTTTCTTTGACAACAGTATAAAATTGAGGAATATCCTGTTTACTGGTTTCAATTCTTAAGATCTTCTCTTTGGTTCCATTTCAATTGTGTTATTTAGAACCTATATCCACTGTTGTATTTTTTAATAGTTCTTGTCCTTCATCTTTGTTTTCCTGTCTTCAGAATTTTAACTTGTTTAACGTCAGGTGTAAAACATTTTGGCTCCAATATTCAACTGTTCAACTTGTGTTTCTGTTGCTAAGGGTTAGTCTTCCCACGCCTTTTTTACCcactaattatttttaagaaCATTTAATTTTTTGGGAAATGGCACAATTTGTTGAGAGCACAGAAAActgatctctttttttttctttcccttgAATCTGGTTACAATAACAGCAGTTAACTACTCAGGACTTCTGCTGTTGCTACCATCTCCAGTGATTGAAGCAACTGTTCTAGCGATTATTTTAAATTTTTGGCAGCCAAtcatgccttgggaaaaactgtCTAAAGTAGCAAAATAACTCCACACTTTCGTCAATCATCGCACACTTTCAGGTGATCTCCACTTAACGTCTAAAAAAACCTGACATCTCTAGGAATGTTTGTGCCGTTCAAGAGCATTTGGAATTTGTTGGGAGGATATTTTTTATGTAGGCATGCAGAGGCAGATGGCAGCTTATGATAACGCAGTAAATATTTGCTCGTATTATGCAATTACTTCTAGCATTGTTTTGAAGAGCTACCAGACCAAACGAGCAGCAGTAAGTACTTGAACTGAATGTTTGCATCATCGGCAAAAAAACATGCTAGCTTATTCATGAATAGTGAAAATATAGGTTGTTACAGACTTGATAATCACACTTAAAGTTGGGTAAGAGACGTTGGCTATCATATAGGCATTCCCTTGGGAAATATCAGATCTTTGATCCACATGTAAATGGGAACTAGCACATAGTATGCCGCTGCTGTGATTCCCAGAATGAAACGCAGAAAGAAGGTAAATGAGTTAACTGGCttttccacatcttcctcttttgGTCCAAGCTGCTTTCAAAATTACAAACACAATTGAAGATCTCAGAGAAAGGAAAAAAGAATACAAACGAAATTATGCATCAAACTGAACCTCCATACTTTTTCAAAGACTGAGAAACTGGGGAGATGCTAGAGTATACAAAAAACTTACCGAAAACTGCCAGATTATACCATTCATCATTCCCAAGTTAATGTGGGTTTATGTGTATAATATTAGTGATGTTTGCAAATGTAGATTTTACCTTTAAAGGAGAATCCCCAGATGCAGGCTTCACACCAGTTACGGAGCATCCCATGATAAGGCCATGTCGACGTACACCACGGTACCATTTTGGTCCAATCCTCTTGAGTTGGACATTTTTAAATCCGGCCTTCGTGAACCACTcaatgtattcttcttcttttgggaACAGCATCCAAACATCCGCAAAGAAGCGagacaaccaaaaggtcggatatacAGGACCAATTAGACAAGCTTTGCCACCTAGTTTCAAGACTCTGTATGCTTCCTTGATGCCACGTTGGGGGTCTGGCCAGTACTCAATACTGCAGTGAAAATAACAGCACATCTAGCTATGAGAAACCAACTCAACAAACAAATTTCTAAGTTTCTTTACAATTCTTGAAAAATAACCATGAATTTACCTTCCAGCTGATACATATCTATCAGCATAATCAGTACGAAATGGAAGATCCTCAGCATCACCTTCGATAATCTTGCAATCCTTCAGTGCCTCCTTCTCCTTTGCCTTGGCAAGTTGGTGAGGAGACTGATCAAGAATAGTAACGTTTTTGGCGTCAACATGCTTTACAATACCCAGAGTAGTAAAACCAGTTCCACCTCCAACATCAACAACTATCATATTCCTATCGGATAAATCAGCGGGTTCGAGTGCATCATCTCTCATATCTTCAGTCCAATGCCCAGGGTTTATAACATGGTCATATACTATAGAGAGAAATctataaaaccaaaatgcttctttTTTGTGCTGTATAAACCTAGGTTGAGAACTTGGTCTAGATGATGaaagactgctgctgctgcatctaACTCCTCCTAGAGTTTTTCTAGATTTAGAAATTTTACCATAGGATACCACTGTCATCTTAGGAAAGCACCTCCCACTGAGTTCTGAACCTGTAAAGCCTAACCCTTTTGGAGCTATTTTTCTAATAAGTGTCAAGCTTTCCGCCCCATTGAGCATTGAAGAAGAAGCCATGATTTAAGCAAATAAAGGCAACTCGCAATGCCAAAATTATGATGCTGGCTTCAGAGAATTGAAACTATAAACAAAAACAAATGCAGAATCAAGTAAGTTTTCAGTTCAATTGTAGAAGAATCAGTGTAAAAAGAAATGACGAAAACTTAATTTGTTTCCAAAGAATGAAGTTTCACTTGCAACTGCATACATCTGTTGCTTGTGAAGTCTGTATAAGTTCTAAATTGTTTATCCTTAACTAAAAAATTGAAACGGATCACTAAAAGGAAACATTGAGCTAGCTGAAATTGCTTACCAGGGAGTACGCCTTTCCCTGAGGGAGAGAAAGAGAGGTGTGAGAGAGCCTGAGAGATAAATCAGTGGATTAGGCACCACATGTTTGGAGAGACTTGATTTTCATTTTTCAGctggttttatttttgttttttgcaataaaaaaagaaacgaaaaaactAAAGAGAGCAACATAGGACCCCAGCTAGTCACAAATGCAAGCGGAGGATTCCACCATCCGTGaatattgtttgtttttttttcaactgGTTTCTTTTCACGTAATATAATAAGGATCACCAAACCGCCGTATATGGTGGACATAATCATTTTTTATCTTGATGAAGGTACACTATTACTTGCTTTTCCTATTATTCCAATTTAGTTGGCTATTTTAACAGTAATTAATGTTTGGGAGACGATTTTTTTTTACTGAATAagatttctgttagagcactgctcaagcttgtttgtcaaatttagttgccaaaactataagtcttgatttctagtctattaataactaagtctcggattaggatagtaagtgtagttgagctttagattccacggtgttcatcgaatgaagacgaagaactattcaaggaaacctgtggaacttcatcaacaaaaagtatgtggagacttgagctcatctatcactcaaaagtctatctactctatctcctatttgagataaaagtcgtattgctatatagattttaattatacacatttggtatttcgagccgagtttatctcgcttatctattcctcgaaatatgtgttggtaagctttcattttaaccaagttcatcttttattcttgacgaaagtcaaaagatgttcatgtgaaaatcgccttgtaaaatcttacatgatttgtgtgagacagtcatttgatgtagactcggaatgtttcgtattgatcattcgatcacttgaaaattactttgaagctaatagtttgtgtaagacagttattgtcgtcttccgagaatgtttcaatgattgaaatgagggtttagaacatgtaaccatttggatataaacatagtgtgtattcacatttgtgtaaagtccaaaactgtgaaccatggtatgcgtacacgtagacgtactggttggttgttggaagtccgaaaactaagtatgcgtacccgtacgcgtactggcggaagttcaagttccgtgaatttctgctggagtggaTAACTAGAACTGATGATGACCTTACTGCTGGTCGTCCAAGCATCGTGACATGGGATGTCatgaaagaagaattgaagaGTCAATTCTTGCTAAGCAATGCGGCTTGGTTAGCCAGAGAGAACTTGCGTAAGCTGAGGCATACCGGTACACCATGGGAATACGTGAAAGAGTTTTCGTCTCTGATGCTAGATATTCGTAACATGTCTGAGGAAGATAAGTTGTTTAATTTTACATCTGGTTTGCAAGCATGGGCTCAGGCTGAAGTGAGAAGGCAGGGTGCCAAAGACCTACCTTCATCCATTTCAATCGTGGACATCCTTGCTGATTTTAGGTCAGTCATTACCTCAACTGATGCTAATAGGAAGGGCAAGGATAAGAAGAACCAGAAGTGTAAGGACAAGGAGAATAAGAAAAGCTTTGAGGCCAAGGAGAAAAGCTATCAAAGGGATGATAGTGTGGCTGCGAAGAAAAAGGCCGGTGGCTGTTTCTTATGCAAGGGTCCTCACCTTGCGCGTGATtgtccaaagaaagaaaaattgtcCGCAATAGTCACCGAGGGCAGTGGCGACAAAGAAGAAGCTGATTAAGTGGAGCATGTTAATCTTATTCAACTATGCAACATAGTAGCACAAACGGCAGCAGTACAAAATAGGATGAATGACGCTGGCCTGGTTTATGTAAAAGTTGGCATTCACAATCATCGTCTCTGGGGCATGGAAGATACAGGTGCGTCGCATACTGTTATGAGCTTGTCAATGGCAGAGTACTTGGGTTTGGAAGTATATCGGGCTGATTACTGCATGAAGACAGTGAACGATATAGCTAAGACAATCAAGGGGATGGCTGTGGTGAATGTTGAAGTTGGAGAATGGCGTGGCCAAATCAGTGTAATGGTGATGCATCTCAATGACTTTGAGATGATCCTTGGTAACAACTTTTTCAAAGAAGCAGAGGTAACAATGATGCCTCACCTTGGCGGGATTTTCATACAAAGTCCGAGTGCACCTTGTTTCGTGAAAGTTGTAAGGAAAGTTAGTCTGATTGACATGAAGTGTGACAAAGGAAAGGCAAGTGAGTTTGCTCTTTTCCGCTTGTTGGAAGAAAGCTTAGCTGAGATTCACATGGAATTTGGATATCCTATGGATCTTAGCATCCCTTATTTACTGTGATTGGCTCATGTATGAAGAAGGGGCATTGCATTGTTGTTTGCAAGTGCCCGAACCTCCAAGGTTGCTGAAGTATGGAGActttgtcatgatttctgtttgTTGTTTCTGTTTGAAGTTTAAGTTGGGTGTTGCTGATCTTATGGTCTTAGAATATGGCACACCAGTGTTGGTGTATTTGCTTTGGTTATGTATTTACTTTAAGTAAGGTCGTGTGTTGTCCAATGGTGTAAATGGGAAGGATTCCATATGTTTCTTATGTAAGGCTAGTGTAATGAATGAAGGAGGTGTTTAAGAAaaaaccttgtctctttttgCTTAATGTAAAGCTAGTTCATTGGGGAAGCACTACAAGTATACTTAGCCAAAGTATGCAGTAAGAAACGCTGAAAGCAAAACCAAGCAAGAAGTAAAGTTGGTGGCATAGGCGAGTTTGATGTTGAGAGAGTTACATAGAAGTGCGACAGTATTTGGTAGCGATAGCATGGAGTTACGcaacaagaatgaagatgtaagtccatcaagcGTATgggttaagagtaactcatagtgagaaagaacatgatgttgtttttccgctACATTTAAGCGTATCAGGTCGAAAGAACAAGTGAGGCCTTGCtagtttcaaaggcgcgtgaagaggaacCCTGTCCAGTGAGGCGGTGTAATGTTATGGGTATCCTAAGTCATGGCTAATGTCATGAATTTCAGTCAAATTTGCACAAGAGTGTTGCAAAGTGATTGAAGAACACCTAGTCTACAATAAGGCATGTTGAATTGCAAGAGTGCAATGTCAGTCGGAATTGAAGGAAGTAAACTAGGTTATACATATCAAGGTGATATGTTGGTTGTGTGGCGTGTACACTTAGGCACGAAATGGCTTGAGGGAAAATTTTTGCACTGATGCAAGAGGTATAGTGACAGATCACAAAAGAATTTGGGTGTTGAGATGTGAATGAACCGGAAATTGAAGCATAGTCGACGATGATACAATGATGCTGGAATTCATAGGCTTAATGGAAAGGAAAACAAACTAAGTGGTGGCGTGAATTACTAGGCAGAGAAGTTTTGGCAAGGTTGAAGGCCAAACAAAGTTGATGATTTCTAAGAGTGGATCAGATGCGTACAAGGCCAAAGAGAGTTCAGTAGAGGCTGAACTGATGTTACATTCAACGAATACATTGAATGGATTGGGTGGGGAAGGTATATGACATGTCCCAACAGTTAAGCGCCACAGTGGCGCATTACTGAGAATGTAGTCTGGCAGATGGAGCTGCACATGCCGACAGTATAGCGCCAACATGGCTGAGACAAGAAAGGCTACTTAGCACATGCAACAACTACGagatagtgttgcatatccttattcaTAGTTGGACCAtctcaaggaaggaataaaggaTGAAATGCAAAGTCATGGCATGACTTTGGCACCGTTCCAAGCACTAGCCAAGACTTGGATGATGCATATGCAACAATAGCGGGGCTAAATGCGCCATTGGTGATAACTGCTCATCAAAAGagatgcaagtgatgcatatgaagcatgAAGTTGAATTAAGCAAGTCAAGACTCATTTGGCATGATATTTGGATGTTGGAATCTAAATGAGCTAAGTGCGTAGCGGAGTGAGTGAAGCGCAATCATTATCAAACTTTGGCAGGGCCAAAGTTcagtgacgcataatgattgtCGGACTTGAGTTCAATCTGTCAGTTGCAagtgtgtgtgcatcacacgcatgccaaAGTGAAAGAGCAAGTTAGAGACGGTTATAGAGTGGCTTTATAACCGAGTTTGACATGTCCTAACCGTTTGAGACAGGTGTGGCGCCATTGTGCAAGCCAGCACCAAATATAGCAGTTAAAAAGTAAATCCGGCGGTTAGGGAACTGCCGATGGACAGATGGCTGTTCATGGGGCGTGCAACAATGTTACATACGGATTGGCCCTGGTTGTTGGCATTATAAATAGACAGAGAACCCTTGTAATTGAAGTGGTTCAATAGTGCAAGTGTTGAGGAACCACATTTGCAGTAGAGAGTGATTTCTGTGAGGCTTATAGAATAAGCTTGTAAAGTCCATTGGTTGGACGAGTTTTGTATTCTTAAGCTAATAAAAGTGAGTTTGTTGGCTTATGCATTTGGATTTGTATTATGTTGATTCGATAATACTCCCCCAATGCTGTGAATCATAAACATGGCAGGAACCTCTTTGTAGTATGGGCTACATTGTTTGGTAGAGAAAATCTAAGTAAGTCTTCCGTTGCATACTCAAGATAGAGTTGgttgtttgcattggtgcaaacttataaggctgaaatacgagtgggtgataagagatcactTGACCACTGTATTGCCGGGTTATACCTTCGCGAAAAATCGCTTGGAGCATTTGGAGGTGTGACAATAAGTTAGATGAGGTTATTCCATTCTCATTAAGCTTATCATACATTTATGTTACTGTGAATTCTCTTGTGTTTGTTAGTTTCCATCTCAGGTTATCATTTTTAAGAAGATTACAGCTATTCGGGAAAGGATGAATCttacaataataaaaaaaaaatagttgtaaTTCCAGATGCTTATGCTTGACCATATcctacttctcatatattgttttGTTCAACTAACTTCAGACCTTGACAAATAAATTTCCATATACATGAACatttttctgaagatttagacCTAAGAGTAAATTTCTTCCTAAATTTTTTAGGTTCTAATGCTTGAGCCCATAGAGAATTAGGTTCCTTTAATAACCTACATGCCAGTTGAGCTATCATGGTAGATTAAATTTATATGCATCTCGGAATTCTAAGCTATGTTTACTCATCGGTTAAAAAAGACTAGGCCAAGCTTTCGGATAATACCCTTTATCATTTGGTTCAAtcccccaccaaaaatctctctgtATTGCATTGATTTTACTggaattttttttggtaaaagaaaacatcTCATCAGATAAGTTGTCGTACTAGCCAAAACTGATTTGTTCAAAATCATTTTACTTGTTTGAGGCAAGACTTTACTTTTCAACCCTGCGATTTAGGATCCATATTATCCATTATATTTTCAAAGGTTTCTATTTTGTATTTATCTATCAAGAGAGGTGCTCCCGTATATGAATCTTTAAGGTTAATGTGCTTATTTTTTAGAAGTTAGATATCATTCTCTGGTGTTTAAGATGCACTTTTTTACTAAAGAAGACTCCTGAATTATCAAAGTTGATAAGTTGACCCAAGGAATTACTAAACAAATCTATTGTGTTGAGTAAACTTTTACATTCTATAAGGTCAACTTTTACAAAAAGGAGGCAATCTTCTACAAATAACAAGTTTGAAATTGGCCTACCTTGCAGAGTTAATATAACTCCATGAAtaactttattttttttcttggatTAGTAGAAGTCTAGAAAAAACTTCCATACAGATTATGAAGATGTAAGGAGATAAAGGCTCTTCTTGCATAATTCCCTAATAGGTTTAAAGAAATTCCATGGTGTGCCATTTAACAAGACTACTGTTGAGGTAGGGGCTATACATTGTTTTATCTGAGAACATACATCAGGATTGAAACCAAATCTTTTTAAAGAATTTAGAGATTCCCAATTGACTATGTCAAAGGATTTGGAAAATTTAATTTGATTCCTAAACTTCTAGTTGTAgccttttttctttcttaaatgTATGAATTATTTCATGGGCCCCAATGGTATTATCTGTGATCTGTCTTGAGGATAATAAATCTGAATAGAGGTTTGATTCTATCATCTAAATCTTAGCTATTATTTTATATATAGTATTACAAAGGCCAATTGGTCTAAATTTTCCAAGGTCTTTAGGGTGTTTGACTTTAGGTATTAGAAACAAATGAGTCTTGTTTatgtcttgaaaaagcgggggtctaataaccatacccaatattttgttcggcaatctgtatggactaaatccaatataattccaagagaatcaactagacagtcagactcaatcatggaaaaacatccaagagttgtatcttaatttatcaatacaatctgcaaccgaacagatagaaatctgtgagcctgattgatatgagaaataacttgaacggtatcaagaaccaatattcaagtgtcaatcaatttcaatcaacaaccaaaggtcggatttaccaattgattgaactacgtacaacctgtgatatttcaattatataaacaaatataatgcggaaaagaaataatacagacaccataagttttgttaataaggaaaccgtaaatgcataaaAAACGCGGGACttgatccatatttgaacaccacactgtattaagcctctacagacactagcctactttaagttaacttaggactggaatgtagttgagccctaaccaactctcacaccgattaaggtacaaccgtgttccttacgcctctgaatccaagcaggactctacgcacttaattcccttagctgatttcacccacaactaagagttggtacgacccaaagtcgaaaacttgataaacaaatctgtctcccacagaaaagtctattctgatagataaatatgtctcccatagaaatacctacgaagtttttattccgtattttgataaataaagatgaacaggaaccaattgatagtccggtattatattccttaagaacatcctagaaatatcaatcacctcataataacttaactatatgttaGTAGAATGAGTTATTGTTGGATCAAAAAGAATGGGACGAAGagctttgtaattattttttatattacctatcggagataaatctcgatccaatcttagagaagatagtactaaatacgatagaataactaagaccagaacacgcaactacaaagaaatagttgggtctggcttcagaatcccaatgaagtctttaagtcgttaacctataatggttttaggaaaaacctgggttaaaggagaatcgactctagtacgcaactagtatcacacatgaggtgtggggattaggtttcccagttgctagagttctcccttatatagtcttcaaatcagggtttgatagctttgaaacaaagcaatcaatattcactgttagatgaaatactgatttaagattcaatctaagtttgcttaaaaccaaatcaATATCTATCCACctttagattgtcttagcttgttacacaaaaatgaaatacaccttcatttagatatgggtaactgtacctaaacgtgtatattgagttggctcaacaatagttaacctaagttagccatatgaacacttttatattaaccacattcatctaacatttctagatcaaatgataatcaaatgaatccaattatgttactcatagatttgttcaattgcttatattctcgtagaagtgtacaagacaaaattgaaacaaaatcagattgattcaagagaatcaattcatgaacattaagccatggtttgcaaagattacatttctTAATTaatatatgtatttgttcatgagtatgaaatcatacttaactgattttagaacttaaaccaacttagtttgcaaacgggtacgtaaacttaagttccggacattggtcttgtccgacagttcgcaaacgtgTATGCATATTGTCGTCCCGGACataactcaggtaaaaccgttcgaatactggtatgcaaacttggttcccggacccgaATCATATAACAACAGTTTGTATATTAGTATGCATATTGTGATATGTCCATACAAtgtttaatttttctaaactcccatttcaatcattgaaacatccttagaagatgataatagctgtcttacacaaactattagcttataagtaattttcaagtgatcgaatgatcaatacgaaacattccgagtctacatcaaatgattgtctcacacaaattatctAAGATGTTTCAagtcaattttcacatgatcatccttTGACTcgttatttagtttccaacaaataaattgttccaactaaactcgccaagaataatgatgaacgtagctaaatcaaaaagcttcgaacacatatttcgagaaagatataagcgagttaaactcagctcgaaatatcaaatgtgtataatttaaagtctatatagctatacgacttagtctcaataggagatagaatagaatagatttctatgtgatagataagttttagtctccacataccttttgttgatgaagtttctccaagatCACCTCAGTAGAtcgtcgtcttcaatcgatgaatgtcgtgaagtctaaagatcaactacacattctatcctagtcctagacatagctataagtagactagacatcaagacttatagttttg encodes:
- the LOC113347188 gene encoding 2-methyl-6-phytyl-1,4-hydroquinone methyltransferase, chloroplastic-like isoform X1: MASSSMLNGAESLTLIRKIAPKGLGFTGSELSGRCFPKMTVVSYGKISKSRKTLGGVRCSSSSLSSSRPSSQPRFIQHKKEAFWFYRFLSIVYDHVINPGHWTEDMRDDALEPADLSDRNMIVVDVGGGTGFTTLGIVKHVDAKNVTILDQSPHQLAKAKEKEALKDCKIIEGDAEDLPFRTDYADRYVSAGSIEYWPDPQRGIKEAYRVLKLGGKACLIGPVYPTFWLSRFFADVWMLFPKEEEYIEWFTKAGFKNVQLKRIGPKWYRGVRRHGLIMGCSVTGVKPASGDSPLKQLGPKEEDVEKPVNSFTFFLRFILGITAAAYYVLVPIYMWIKDLIFPKGMPI
- the LOC113347188 gene encoding 2-methyl-6-phytyl-1,4-hydroquinone methyltransferase, chloroplastic-like isoform X3, whose amino-acid sequence is MASSSMLNGAESLTLIRKIAPKGLGFTGSELSGRCFPKMTVVSYGKISKSRKTLGGVRCSSSSLSSSRPSSQPRFIQHKKEAFWFYRFLSIVYDHVINPGHWTEDMRDDALEPADLSDRNMIVVDVGGGTGFTTLGIVKHVDAKNVTILDQSPHQLAKAKEKEALKDCKIIEGDAEDLPFRTDYADRYVSAGSIEYWPDPQRGIKEAYRVLKLGGKACLIGPVYPTFWLSRFFADVWMLFPKEEEYIEWFTKAGFKNVQLKRIGPKWYRGVRRHGLIMGCSVTGVKPASGDSPLKLGPKEEDVEKPVNSFTFFLRFILGITAAAYYVLVPIYMWIKDLIFPKGMPI
- the LOC113347188 gene encoding 2-methyl-6-phytyl-1,4-hydroquinone methyltransferase, chloroplastic-like isoform X2 → MASSSMLNGAESLTLIRKIAPKGLGFTGSELSGRCFPKMTVVSYGKISKSRKTLGGVRCSSSSLSSSRPSSQPRFIQHKKEAFWFYRFLSIVYDHVINPGHWTEDMRDDALEPADLSDRNMIVVDVGGGTGFTTLGIVKHVDAKNVTILDQSPHQLAKAKEKEALKDCKIIEGDAEDLPFRTDYADRYVSAGSIEYWPDPQRGIKEAYRVLKLGGKACLIGPVYPTFWLSRFFADVWMLFPKEEEYIEWFTKAGFKNVQLKRIGPKWYRGVRRHGLIMGCSVTGVKPASGDSPLKQLGPKEEDVEKPVNSFTFFLRFILGITAAAYYVLVPIYMWIKDLIFPKGMPI